In Arthrobacter sp. CDRTa11, one DNA window encodes the following:
- a CDS encoding sensor histidine kinase, producing the protein MAIGGLSMPPTPLHPEKFLWSGAAGALLAVGVVSAVFQWNAVIDPPFFAFSPPAHVSLICAAAVVFASAMVIRRLGNRRLTWLTFSVGAALCLYPFWMFLSNVLVWEGGNTALSGTMLVVMALSWHVPCLLLLQLLPIVVAEDIAGRSRWLVRYLLVASVIFASLSIAVGGLARTMPQLEPLLPPGWALGSFLQWFSEGPSSFLWLGSFLVSPVTVWLLVRATEGERRQRLLLAGIASLVPVFIIVLCSAGGMAVSLGGLGGSIGFTVLIVGFAVSCALTAFLVAGAVAAETGRGIPRRLITLVLSGTLILTVALAAASAGIATAGSVWQSSMVTIAVAVVLIPFSLKLATWCSRVLDPRENLLAELRRRGKVPSGTEGQAIEAALRAAMNDAGITARLKLPDEAGWVDSGGLAVSAPGEEKNALLLGSSTDPHACIMFTSARSQSIGAAIPQLDRILEPAVLEAAVRYRQAAAERESARAVGARAQERARIVQDMHDGVQGRLLGLALNLQSASRNVDDAHARLAMDEIVSGMGGVLEELRLLALGNLPAKLASGGLHAALSDFVAPLPIPVYLAVPSHRVSPQLEAMSYFVVAEAVTNSVKHAHASYVDVKLLVADRVLSITVADDGVGSADLRAGTGLRGLAERVRSMGGHLLVSDRSPSGTLVEVSVPCESS; encoded by the coding sequence ATGGCTATCGGCGGATTGAGCATGCCCCCGACGCCGCTCCATCCCGAGAAATTCCTGTGGTCCGGCGCCGCCGGAGCGCTGCTCGCGGTGGGCGTGGTCAGTGCCGTTTTTCAATGGAATGCCGTCATCGACCCGCCGTTTTTCGCCTTTTCTCCTCCGGCGCACGTGTCGCTGATCTGTGCGGCCGCCGTCGTTTTTGCCTCGGCTATGGTGATCCGGCGCTTGGGAAATCGGCGCCTAACGTGGCTGACGTTCAGTGTAGGAGCCGCACTGTGCCTCTACCCGTTCTGGATGTTCCTGAGCAACGTCCTGGTGTGGGAGGGCGGAAATACCGCACTGTCCGGAACCATGCTGGTGGTGATGGCGTTGTCATGGCATGTCCCCTGCCTGCTGCTGCTCCAGTTGCTGCCTATCGTCGTAGCTGAGGACATCGCCGGACGGTCGCGTTGGCTGGTGCGATACCTGCTGGTGGCTTCCGTGATCTTTGCATCGTTGTCCATCGCCGTGGGCGGCCTGGCCCGGACCATGCCCCAGCTGGAACCTCTGCTCCCGCCCGGCTGGGCCCTCGGCTCGTTCCTGCAGTGGTTCTCGGAGGGGCCAAGCTCCTTCCTGTGGCTGGGCAGCTTCCTCGTTTCGCCTGTCACCGTATGGTTGCTGGTCCGGGCCACTGAGGGCGAGCGCCGCCAACGGCTGCTGCTGGCGGGCATCGCCTCCTTGGTCCCGGTCTTTATCATCGTCCTGTGCTCGGCAGGCGGGATGGCTGTTTCCCTCGGCGGACTGGGCGGTTCTATAGGATTCACCGTGCTGATCGTTGGGTTCGCTGTGAGTTGCGCACTGACGGCGTTCCTGGTGGCCGGTGCCGTGGCGGCCGAAACCGGGCGCGGGATCCCCCGTCGGCTGATCACGCTGGTCCTCAGCGGGACGCTCATCCTGACCGTAGCGCTTGCCGCGGCCAGCGCCGGGATCGCCACAGCCGGGTCCGTGTGGCAATCGTCCATGGTGACAATCGCCGTCGCCGTTGTCCTGATTCCGTTCTCGTTGAAGTTGGCCACGTGGTGCAGCAGGGTGCTCGATCCCCGCGAGAACCTCTTGGCGGAGCTGCGCCGGCGGGGCAAGGTGCCGTCCGGCACCGAAGGTCAGGCGATCGAAGCAGCACTCCGGGCAGCTATGAACGACGCCGGCATCACCGCCCGCCTCAAACTCCCTGATGAGGCGGGTTGGGTTGATTCCGGGGGGCTTGCGGTCTCCGCCCCCGGGGAGGAAAAGAACGCCCTTCTGCTGGGCAGTTCCACAGATCCGCACGCCTGCATCATGTTCACGTCCGCGCGGTCCCAATCGATAGGGGCTGCGATCCCCCAACTCGACCGCATCCTGGAGCCGGCTGTCCTGGAAGCGGCGGTGCGCTACCGGCAGGCCGCAGCCGAACGTGAATCTGCGCGGGCGGTTGGTGCGAGGGCCCAGGAGCGCGCCCGGATCGTCCAGGACATGCACGACGGCGTGCAGGGCCGTCTGCTGGGGCTCGCCCTGAACCTGCAGTCGGCATCGCGGAACGTGGACGACGCACACGCGCGCCTTGCCATGGACGAGATTGTTTCCGGGATGGGCGGAGTCCTCGAGGAACTGCGCCTGCTGGCACTGGGGAATCTTCCGGCGAAACTGGCTTCGGGTGGGCTGCATGCCGCGCTCAGTGACTTCGTCGCTCCGCTGCCCATCCCGGTGTATCTCGCCGTCCCGTCGCACCGGGTCAGCCCGCAACTCGAGGCCATGAGCTACTTCGTGGTGGCAGAAGCCGTCACCAATTCCGTGAAACATGCGCACGCGAGCTACGTGGACGTCAAACTGCTGGTGGCGGACCGCGTCCTCAGCATCACAGTGGCCGACGACGGTGTTGGCTCCGCGGATCTGCGCGCGGGCACCGGACTCCGCGGCCTCGCCGAGCGTGTCCGTTCAATGGGCGGGCACCTGCTCGTCAGCGACCGCTCGCCCAGCGGCACCCTTGTGGAGGTGTCGGTGCCGTGCGAATCGTCATAG
- a CDS encoding inorganic diphosphatase, with product MKHDVTIEIPKGSRVKYEVDHETGRVRLDRVLFTSMQYPTHYGFFENTLGEDGDPLDALVLLQDFDLIPGVIVESRPIGVFNMTDDGGGDAKVLCVPVDARFDHIQEVSDVNEFLIKEIEHFFTRYKDLEPGKWVKAEGWGDRAAAEAELEASIKRYVPAAH from the coding sequence ATGAAGCACGACGTCACCATCGAGATCCCCAAGGGATCCCGCGTCAAGTACGAAGTCGACCACGAGACCGGACGCGTCCGCCTGGACCGCGTCCTCTTCACCTCCATGCAGTACCCCACGCACTACGGTTTCTTTGAGAACACCCTGGGCGAAGACGGCGACCCGCTGGATGCACTGGTGCTCCTGCAGGACTTCGATCTGATCCCCGGCGTGATCGTCGAATCCCGCCCCATCGGCGTCTTCAACATGACCGACGACGGCGGCGGAGACGCCAAGGTCCTGTGCGTCCCGGTTGACGCCCGTTTCGACCACATCCAGGAAGTCAGCGACGTCAACGAGTTCCTGATCAAGGAAATCGAGCACTTCTTCACCCGTTACAAGGACCTGGAGCCGGGCAAGTGGGTCAAGGCCGAGGGCTGGGGCGACCGCGCCGCCGCCGAGGCCGAGCTGGAAGCCTCCATCAAGCGCTACGTGCCGGCAGCGCACTAG
- the dacB gene encoding D-alanyl-D-alanine carboxypeptidase/D-alanyl-D-alanine-endopeptidase has product MVALAVPAALVVAPGFIGPEAPAARPAAPAWQQAPATLSARQGLSPLNESAPVPVPSAVAAQLEPLLKADGGGTFTGLVQDALTGQILFDRGGSDNRIPASNMKLLTAVAALRALGPEHRFSTTVVAGPSANQVVLRGGGDVLLGAGQSDPDQVMGHAGLASLAASTVAALQEKGTTGEVTVLVDDSLFNGPALNPAWEKGDVEAGELAPLYPLAMNSARFSAGVTTGPRPQDSALTTAEAFAAQLEAAGATAGITVADGVQRVTSPAAPQASILAEEQSATVSQQVDLMLQTSDNYLAEVLGRMSAVAAGQPGSNDAATAAVRAQLGELGIPTDSMQLADVCGLALGNQVSARQFAEVVRAITSGTDTRLRAALAGFPVAGLTGTLDARYGDDSTARGAGLVRAKTGTLNSVIALSGYVVDADGRLLVFSFIGNGLAPGAAGNKEALDRAATALAACGCR; this is encoded by the coding sequence ATGGTGGCGCTGGCCGTGCCCGCTGCGCTGGTGGTTGCCCCGGGCTTTATCGGACCTGAGGCTCCCGCTGCGCGCCCCGCTGCTCCCGCCTGGCAGCAGGCTCCTGCAACGCTTTCGGCCCGGCAGGGCCTGTCGCCGCTGAACGAATCCGCACCCGTGCCAGTGCCGTCGGCCGTCGCCGCGCAGCTGGAGCCACTGTTGAAGGCCGACGGCGGCGGCACCTTCACCGGCCTGGTCCAGGATGCGCTGACCGGGCAGATCCTTTTCGACCGCGGCGGTTCGGACAACCGGATCCCCGCCTCCAACATGAAGCTGCTCACCGCCGTCGCTGCCCTGCGGGCTTTGGGGCCTGAGCACCGGTTCAGCACCACCGTCGTGGCAGGTCCGTCGGCAAACCAGGTGGTGCTCAGGGGCGGCGGCGATGTCCTCCTGGGCGCCGGCCAGTCGGACCCGGACCAGGTGATGGGCCATGCAGGGCTCGCCTCACTGGCGGCATCAACAGTGGCGGCGCTTCAGGAGAAAGGAACCACGGGGGAGGTGACGGTCCTGGTGGACGATTCCCTCTTCAACGGTCCGGCGCTGAACCCCGCATGGGAAAAAGGCGATGTTGAGGCCGGCGAGCTGGCTCCGCTTTACCCGCTGGCCATGAATTCGGCCCGCTTCAGCGCCGGCGTCACCACTGGTCCACGCCCCCAGGATTCCGCGCTCACCACAGCGGAGGCGTTCGCGGCGCAGCTTGAAGCGGCAGGTGCCACTGCGGGGATAACGGTGGCTGACGGCGTCCAACGTGTCACATCCCCGGCGGCCCCCCAGGCTTCAATCCTGGCGGAAGAGCAGTCCGCCACGGTGAGCCAGCAGGTGGACCTGATGCTGCAGACCTCGGACAACTATCTCGCGGAAGTATTGGGCAGGATGTCCGCAGTGGCAGCCGGGCAGCCCGGCAGCAACGACGCCGCCACCGCCGCGGTCCGTGCCCAGCTCGGGGAATTGGGTATCCCTACGGACAGCATGCAGCTGGCCGACGTATGCGGGCTGGCGCTGGGCAACCAGGTCTCCGCCCGCCAGTTCGCCGAGGTGGTGCGCGCCATCACCTCCGGCACGGACACCAGGCTGCGCGCGGCACTGGCCGGCTTCCCGGTGGCCGGACTAACAGGAACGCTTGATGCCCGCTATGGAGATGATTCCACTGCGCGAGGAGCCGGGCTGGTGCGGGCCAAAACGGGAACGCTGAACTCGGTGATCGCACTCAGCGGTTATGTGGTGGACGCCGACGGCCGGTTGCTGGTCTTCTCCTTTATTGGCAACGGGCTGGCTCCAGGTGCCGCCGGCAACAAGGAAGCGCTGGACCGTGCCGCCACAGCGCTCGCGGCCTGCGGCTGCCGTTAG
- a CDS encoding STAS/SEC14 domain-containing protein produces the protein MEPIVVEGGKGTVALGADDVIHLVWKQSAKIEAADAAAAMAAVNQAGNGSEYPMLVDMATTESVSRQARGVFSIPCAANRIALLGSSPVDRVLANFFLSMHVPPCPTRFFTSRPEAMAWLLEGSPPRT, from the coding sequence GTGGAACCGATCGTGGTTGAAGGCGGCAAGGGCACCGTTGCCCTCGGAGCCGATGACGTTATCCACCTGGTCTGGAAGCAAAGCGCCAAAATCGAAGCCGCCGACGCCGCGGCCGCCATGGCGGCAGTCAACCAGGCCGGTAACGGGTCTGAGTACCCCATGCTGGTGGACATGGCCACCACCGAGTCCGTGAGCCGCCAGGCGCGTGGCGTTTTTTCCATCCCGTGTGCGGCCAACCGCATTGCCCTCCTGGGGTCAAGTCCTGTTGACCGGGTTCTGGCCAACTTCTTTCTCAGCATGCACGTTCCGCCGTGTCCCACCCGCTTTTTCACGTCCAGGCCCGAAGCCATGGCCTGGCTGCTCGAGGGATCTCCGCCACGTACCTGA
- a CDS encoding zinc-dependent metalloprotease has protein sequence MESTARDSSPASSTPAQALINWDLAASTAARLASAGPVLNSAEIGDAVDSLRHLADASVPHVHEITGLEAARDLRDSSVLVVDRANWAKANTQSFAVMLKPAMEKMLETRRGSISPAAASVSGAITGSQLGAVLAFLSSKVLGQYDPFAALAEGSNAPAGGRLLLVAPNIVSVERELNVTPEDFRLWVCLHEQTHRVQFAAAPWLRHHMLQEIDNLSGHLLGNVDSLMERASAAARSLKDRTAAGNTPGRGAILDLLQNPEEKASLSHLTAVMSLLEGHANVVMDAVDASIVPSVKTIRQRFNDRGKDRGVIEKFIRNLLGLDAKMRQYSDGAKFVRAVVDVAGMEGFNRVWESADHLPTEPEIHDAKLWLDRMGL, from the coding sequence ATGGAGTCCACTGCACGTGATTCGTCACCGGCGTCATCCACCCCGGCCCAGGCCCTGATCAACTGGGACCTCGCCGCGTCCACGGCTGCCCGGCTTGCTTCCGCCGGCCCGGTGCTTAACTCTGCGGAAATCGGTGATGCCGTGGACAGCCTCCGGCACCTCGCTGACGCCTCCGTTCCGCACGTCCACGAGATCACGGGCCTGGAAGCTGCCAGGGACCTCCGCGATTCATCGGTCCTGGTAGTGGACCGCGCCAATTGGGCCAAGGCCAACACCCAGAGCTTCGCCGTGATGCTCAAACCGGCCATGGAAAAGATGCTGGAAACCCGCCGCGGCTCCATCAGCCCGGCGGCAGCCAGTGTAAGCGGTGCCATCACCGGCAGCCAGCTGGGCGCAGTCCTTGCCTTCCTCTCCAGCAAGGTCCTGGGCCAGTACGATCCCTTCGCGGCGCTGGCGGAGGGGTCCAACGCTCCGGCCGGCGGCCGGCTGCTGCTGGTGGCCCCCAACATCGTCTCCGTGGAGCGTGAGCTCAACGTCACGCCGGAGGACTTCCGGCTTTGGGTCTGCCTTCATGAACAGACACACCGGGTGCAGTTTGCGGCCGCTCCCTGGCTCCGGCACCACATGCTGCAGGAAATCGACAACCTCAGCGGCCACCTTCTCGGAAACGTGGACTCCCTGATGGAGCGCGCCTCCGCCGCCGCACGTTCACTGAAGGACCGGACGGCTGCCGGCAACACCCCGGGCCGCGGTGCCATCCTGGACCTGCTGCAGAACCCGGAGGAAAAGGCATCGCTGTCGCACCTGACGGCCGTGATGAGCCTGCTGGAAGGCCACGCCAACGTGGTGATGGACGCCGTTGATGCCAGCATTGTGCCGTCCGTGAAGACCATCCGGCAGCGCTTCAATGACCGTGGCAAGGACCGCGGTGTGATCGAGAAGTTCATCCGCAACCTGCTGGGCCTGGACGCCAAGATGCGTCAATATTCCGACGGCGCCAAGTTTGTCCGCGCGGTGGTGGACGTAGCAGGGATGGAAGGCTTCAACAGGGTCTGGGAATCCGCTGACCATCTCCCCACCGAGCCCGAAATCCATGACGCCAAGCTGTGGCTTGACCGGATGGGCCTCTAA
- the tilS gene encoding tRNA lysidine(34) synthetase TilS yields the protein MVRSALEQAGYPGHVLVACSGGPDSLALASVAAYFARRGHVDGHPLTVGAVVVDHQLQHGSAQVAAEAADVLKELGLSPVEVRTVSVASAGMGPEAAARAARHSALEDAAAEQGAAAILLGHTLDDQAEQVLLGLARGSGTRSLAGMRPARGILLRPFLGLRRADTLQICEVEELQPWHDPGNADPAFARSRTRVEVLPLLEEKLGPGVAESLARTASILQLDADYLEDVAERTFSTLVERSGTELSLPEEALADLAPAIRFRVIAKAAADVGGQQPSYQRLLAAEGLLRRQGSAGPVELPGGVSVFRLSLAELDAAGRSAAPGRQPDGGAPVPREGARCGKLVFRSHKPPQK from the coding sequence ATGGTCCGGAGCGCCCTGGAGCAGGCCGGCTACCCGGGCCACGTTCTGGTGGCCTGCAGCGGCGGCCCGGATTCACTGGCGCTGGCTTCGGTGGCTGCCTACTTCGCCCGGCGCGGCCACGTTGACGGGCACCCCCTGACGGTCGGGGCGGTGGTGGTGGACCACCAGCTGCAGCACGGCTCGGCCCAGGTGGCTGCAGAGGCCGCGGACGTTTTGAAGGAACTGGGCCTGTCCCCGGTGGAAGTTCGGACGGTCAGCGTGGCCAGCGCCGGAATGGGGCCCGAGGCCGCTGCCAGGGCTGCCCGCCATTCCGCGTTGGAGGATGCCGCAGCTGAGCAAGGCGCTGCGGCCATCCTGCTCGGGCATACGCTGGATGACCAGGCCGAGCAGGTCCTGCTGGGCCTGGCCCGCGGCTCCGGGACCAGGTCATTGGCGGGTATGAGACCTGCCCGCGGAATCCTGCTTCGGCCTTTCCTGGGGCTCCGGCGTGCGGATACCCTCCAGATCTGTGAGGTTGAGGAACTGCAGCCTTGGCATGATCCCGGCAATGCGGATCCGGCTTTTGCCCGCTCGCGGACCCGGGTGGAGGTCCTGCCCCTCCTGGAGGAAAAGCTGGGGCCGGGGGTGGCCGAGTCGCTGGCGCGGACAGCCTCCATCCTGCAGCTGGACGCCGATTATCTTGAGGACGTGGCGGAACGCACTTTTTCGACACTCGTGGAGCGTTCGGGTACTGAACTGAGCCTTCCGGAGGAGGCGCTGGCGGACCTTGCGCCGGCCATCAGGTTCCGGGTGATCGCCAAGGCCGCCGCCGACGTCGGGGGCCAACAACCCAGCTACCAGCGCCTTCTGGCGGCTGAGGGACTGCTGCGGCGCCAAGGCTCCGCAGGTCCGGTGGAGCTCCCCGGAGGGGTGAGCGTCTTCCGGCTGTCGCTGGCCGAGTTGGATGCAGCGGGCCGCAGCGCTGCCCCCGGCAGGCAGCCCGACGGCGGCGCTCCCGTTCCCCGGGAAGGGGCCCGCTGTGGGAAGCTAGTATTCCGGTCTCACAAACCGCCCCAAAAATAG
- the hpt gene encoding hypoxanthine phosphoribosyltransferase, whose product MDSNDVQADLKHVLYTKEQIQQRITELAAQIDKDYEGREILIVGVLKGAVMVMADLARALHSHISMDWMAVSSYGSGTQSSGVVRILKDLDTDLMGKDVLIVEDIIDSGLTLSWLKTNLESRGTASVEICTAFRKPTAAKVEIDVKYVGFDIPNEFVVGYGLDYAEKYRNLDFVGTLAPHVYE is encoded by the coding sequence GTGGATTCAAACGACGTCCAGGCAGACCTCAAGCACGTTCTCTACACCAAGGAACAGATCCAGCAGCGGATCACCGAGCTCGCTGCACAGATTGACAAAGACTACGAGGGCCGCGAAATCCTCATCGTGGGGGTCCTCAAGGGGGCGGTGATGGTGATGGCGGACCTCGCACGCGCGCTCCACAGCCACATCTCCATGGACTGGATGGCTGTTTCCTCCTACGGCTCCGGCACCCAGTCCTCAGGGGTTGTCCGCATCCTCAAGGACCTGGACACAGACCTCATGGGCAAGGACGTCCTGATCGTTGAAGACATCATCGACTCCGGCCTCACGCTGTCCTGGCTGAAGACCAACCTGGAGTCCCGTGGCACCGCGTCAGTGGAAATCTGCACGGCCTTCCGCAAGCCCACCGCCGCCAAGGTGGAGATTGACGTTAAGTACGTTGGCTTCGACATCCCCAACGAATTTGTGGTGGGCTACGGCCTGGACTACGCCGAGAAGTACCGCAACCTGGACTTCGTGGGCACCCTCGCACCGCACGTTTACGAGTAA